The following are encoded together in the Kribbella voronezhensis genome:
- a CDS encoding tyrosine-protein phosphatase — protein sequence MSPHLDWPDCRNVRDLGGLPTDDGGRIRPGVLIRADSLQYLSPAGVDAVRRAGVSRIVDLRSPAEVGESPTPFSQDELGYGVPVQDPAEPGDGLDTIVKVCIDMLDRRPERFAEAVLAIAEAPPGAVVVHCHGGKDRTGMVVALALSVAGVPVEEIVADYFLTKERLASAMAEQLAAEPDESLHAELLEFRDTRAESIVAILDHLDSAYGGPVGYLLHGGLSSARLDVLRRRLTA from the coding sequence GTGAGCCCTCATCTGGACTGGCCGGACTGCCGGAACGTGCGCGACCTCGGCGGCCTGCCGACGGACGACGGGGGTCGGATCCGCCCGGGCGTGCTGATTCGCGCCGACAGCCTGCAGTACTTGTCGCCCGCCGGCGTCGACGCCGTACGACGCGCCGGAGTGAGCCGGATCGTGGATCTGCGCTCCCCGGCGGAGGTCGGCGAGTCGCCGACGCCGTTCAGCCAGGACGAACTCGGATACGGAGTACCGGTTCAGGATCCGGCCGAACCCGGGGACGGCCTGGACACCATCGTGAAGGTCTGCATCGACATGCTCGACCGGCGCCCGGAGCGGTTCGCCGAAGCGGTCCTGGCGATCGCCGAGGCGCCGCCGGGTGCGGTCGTGGTGCATTGCCATGGCGGCAAGGACCGCACAGGGATGGTTGTCGCGCTCGCGCTGAGCGTCGCCGGCGTACCGGTGGAGGAGATCGTTGCCGACTACTTCCTCACGAAAGAACGGCTCGCGTCAGCGATGGCCGAGCAGCTCGCCGCCGAACCGGACGAGTCGCTGCACGCGGAGTTGCTCGAGTTCCGCGACACCCGGGCCGAGTCGATCGTGGCGATCCTGGATCACCTCGACTCGGCGTACGGAGGACCCGTCGGCTACCTGCTGCACGGCGGCCTCAGCAGCGCCCGACTCGACGTACTGCGCAGGCGGCTGACCGCCTGA
- a CDS encoding ABC transporter permease: MSTAAESAKTAELAAMAERYGLSRSSARPSLRTYLIELWGRRQFIVSYARARTYAVYAGARLGSIWQVLTPLLNAGVYYLAFGVLLGTKNGIENYASFLICGMFVFSYTQRSMTEGSRAISANMSLIRTLHFPRATLPLAYVVNELNQMFLSMGILFLMVGFSTGPNWHWLLLIPALFLQTLFNIGATLVFARLGAFLTDISQLLPFITRTWLYASGIFFSIPAKLEGLHAPGWVIQVLSLNPISAYIDIARRAVLEEHVKNQLPHAWEISIIWAGISLVGGFIYFWRAEDRYGRG; this comes from the coding sequence ATGTCAACCGCCGCTGAGTCGGCCAAGACCGCAGAACTCGCGGCCATGGCTGAGCGTTATGGGTTGTCCAGGAGCTCGGCACGACCGTCGCTCCGGACCTACCTGATCGAACTGTGGGGCCGTCGTCAGTTCATCGTGAGTTACGCCCGCGCGCGGACCTATGCGGTCTACGCCGGCGCCCGGCTCGGATCGATCTGGCAGGTCCTCACCCCGCTGCTCAATGCCGGGGTGTACTACCTCGCGTTCGGCGTGCTGCTCGGGACCAAGAACGGGATCGAGAACTACGCGTCGTTCCTGATCTGCGGCATGTTCGTGTTCAGCTACACGCAGCGCTCGATGACCGAGGGTTCGCGGGCGATCTCGGCGAACATGTCGCTGATCCGCACGCTGCACTTCCCGCGCGCGACGCTGCCACTGGCGTACGTGGTGAACGAGCTGAACCAGATGTTCCTGTCGATGGGCATCCTGTTCCTGATGGTCGGCTTCTCCACCGGACCCAACTGGCACTGGCTGCTGCTGATCCCGGCGCTGTTCCTGCAGACGCTGTTCAACATCGGCGCCACCTTGGTCTTCGCCCGGCTCGGCGCGTTCCTGACCGACATCAGCCAGCTGCTGCCGTTCATCACCCGCACCTGGTTGTACGCGTCCGGTATCTTCTTCTCGATCCCGGCCAAGCTCGAGGGCCTGCACGCCCCCGGCTGGGTGATCCAGGTGCTGTCGCTGAACCCGATCTCGGCGTACATCGACATCGCCCGCCGCGCGGTGCTGGAAGAGCACGTGAAGAACCAGCTCCCGCACGCGTGGGAGATCTCGATCATCTGGGCCGGGATCTCGCTGGTCGGCGGATTCATCTACTTCTGGCGTGCGGAGGACAGGTATGGCCGTGGCTGA
- a CDS encoding ABC transporter ATP-binding protein: MAVAETAAPKATAYAAASDAVPTVIADNVNIIYKVTASGGKGTAASAFRRILKRQDRPTIREVHAVKNVSFTAYKGDAIGLIGRNGSGKSTLLRAIAGLLPPASGAIYTGGQPSLLGVNAAMMNDLTGDRNVVLGCLAMGMTLAEIEERYDDIVEFSGIGDFIDLPMSTYSSGMSARLKFAIASAKTHDILLVDEALATGDAEFRVRSEKKIKELRSSAGCVFLVSHSLDVVLDTCNRAIWLDKGVLRMDGDVKEVVEAYNQEATGKR; the protein is encoded by the coding sequence ATGGCCGTGGCTGAGACGGCAGCTCCGAAGGCGACGGCGTACGCCGCCGCGTCGGATGCTGTCCCGACGGTGATCGCCGACAACGTCAACATCATCTACAAGGTCACCGCGTCCGGTGGCAAGGGCACCGCCGCGAGCGCGTTCCGGCGGATCCTGAAGCGCCAGGACCGGCCCACCATCCGCGAGGTGCACGCGGTCAAGAACGTCAGCTTCACGGCGTACAAGGGCGACGCGATCGGCCTGATCGGCCGCAACGGCTCCGGCAAGTCCACCCTGCTGCGCGCCATCGCCGGCCTGCTGCCGCCCGCCTCGGGCGCCATCTACACCGGCGGCCAGCCGTCGCTGCTCGGCGTCAACGCCGCGATGATGAACGACCTCACCGGCGACCGCAACGTCGTCCTGGGCTGCCTGGCGATGGGCATGACGCTGGCCGAGATCGAGGAACGCTACGACGACATCGTCGAGTTCTCCGGCATCGGCGACTTCATCGACCTGCCGATGTCGACGTACTCCTCCGGCATGTCCGCCCGGCTCAAGTTCGCGATCGCCTCGGCCAAGACCCACGACATCCTGCTCGTCGACGAGGCCCTGGCCACCGGCGACGCCGAGTTCCGGGTGCGCTCCGAGAAGAAGATCAAGGAACTCCGCTCCTCGGCCGGCTGCGTCTTCCTGGTCAGCCACAGCCTCGACGTCGTCCTCGACACCTGCAACCGCGCCATCTGGCTCGACAAGGGCGTCCTGCGCATGGACGGCGACGTCAAGGAAGTAGTAGAGGCCTACAACCAAGAAGCCACCGGCAAGCGCTGA
- a CDS encoding glyoxalase, protein MNLTEISIASITLESPDPMAAEAFYAKAFGLGDRIRVRATDAPTSGFRAYTLSLVVSQPSTVDSLLGSAVDAGATVVKPAKKNLWGYGGVVQAPDGSLWKVATSAKKDTGPATREVDDIVLLIGSEDVAASKQFYLEHGLSVARSFGRKYVEFAAPPKGIKLALYGRSALAKDAGVPADGTGSHRLAITSDAAFTDPDGFTWEAASN, encoded by the coding sequence ATGAACCTCACCGAGATTTCCATCGCGTCCATCACCCTCGAATCCCCCGACCCGATGGCCGCAGAGGCCTTCTACGCCAAGGCGTTCGGGCTGGGCGACCGGATCCGCGTCCGTGCCACCGATGCGCCCACGAGCGGCTTCCGGGCGTACACGTTGTCGCTCGTGGTCTCCCAGCCGTCGACCGTCGACAGCCTGCTCGGGAGCGCCGTCGACGCGGGCGCGACCGTCGTCAAACCCGCCAAGAAGAACCTCTGGGGGTACGGCGGCGTCGTACAGGCCCCCGACGGCTCGCTCTGGAAGGTCGCTACGTCGGCCAAGAAGGACACCGGCCCGGCGACCCGCGAGGTCGACGACATCGTGCTGCTGATCGGCTCCGAGGATGTTGCCGCCAGCAAGCAGTTCTACCTCGAGCACGGGCTCAGCGTCGCGCGGAGCTTCGGCCGCAAGTACGTCGAGTTCGCCGCGCCCCCGAAGGGCATCAAGCTGGCCCTCTACGGTCGCAGCGCCCTCGCCAAGGACGCCGGCGTCCCCGCGGACGGCACCGGCTCCCACCGCCTCGCGATCACCAGCGACGCAGCCTTCACCGACCCGGACGGCTTCACCTGGGAAGCGGCCTCGAACTGA
- a CDS encoding alpha/beta fold hydrolase → MFGVRGRTGQLAWYRTDEAVADVAFLHGFSDSAQCWVPLLTAMPGVRALAIDARGHGESGLPEEPVGYDGQSGDAALVLSGQPRDGGVVVVGHSMGAMSAAYLAASRPDLVRAVVLEDPPTGERPAGQKNEHHDEEPGTVPRWLADLRALDLPARIARGRAEDPGWPEDELEPWAVSKPQVNAHLFELPFQPPSPLTDLLAAITCPVLLIHGDTERGSLISTEYAERCARAAAGEFRAVQIAGAGHSVHRDNRAQYVAELTAFLDRHR, encoded by the coding sequence ATGTTTGGTGTGCGCGGTCGGACGGGACAGTTGGCGTGGTACCGGACGGATGAGGCGGTGGCTGACGTTGCCTTTCTGCATGGGTTTTCCGATTCGGCGCAGTGCTGGGTGCCGTTACTGACGGCGATGCCTGGGGTTCGGGCGCTTGCGATCGATGCGCGGGGGCACGGGGAGTCCGGGCTTCCCGAGGAGCCGGTCGGCTATGACGGGCAGAGTGGCGATGCCGCGCTCGTGTTGTCGGGGCAGCCGCGCGACGGCGGGGTGGTCGTGGTCGGCCATTCGATGGGCGCGATGTCGGCCGCCTACCTGGCCGCGTCGAGGCCGGACCTGGTTCGTGCCGTTGTGTTGGAGGACCCGCCGACCGGAGAGCGGCCTGCCGGCCAGAAGAACGAACATCACGACGAGGAACCGGGAACCGTGCCGAGGTGGCTTGCTGACCTCCGGGCGCTCGATCTGCCGGCTCGGATCGCGCGGGGCCGAGCCGAGGACCCCGGCTGGCCCGAGGACGAGCTCGAACCGTGGGCCGTGTCGAAGCCTCAGGTCAACGCGCACCTGTTCGAGCTACCGTTTCAGCCGCCGTCCCCGCTGACCGACCTGCTGGCCGCGATCACGTGCCCGGTACTGCTGATCCACGGGGACACCGAGCGCGGCTCGCTGATCTCCACCGAGTACGCCGAGCGCTGCGCTCGAGCGGCGGCCGGCGAGTTCCGCGCGGTACAGATTGCTGGTGCCGGCCATTCGGTGCACCGCGACAACCGCGCGCAGTACGTCGCGGAACTCACGGCCTTCCTCGACCGGCACCGCTGA
- a CDS encoding glycosyltransferase family 2 protein, whose translation MALSHWPPVSVVMPVLNEERHLEEAVGRVLDQEYPGELEVVLAIGPSKDRTQEIADRLADADKRITIVPNPTGKTPAGLNTGISHARHDIVVRVDGHGVLTQGYITRAVEVLTESGADNVGGVMAAEGRTSFEMAVACAYRSRLGLGASTFHQGGKAGPADTVYLGVFRRTALERVGGFDESMHRAQDWELNYRIRKTGGLIWFSPDLSVTYRPRSSLAAVAKQFFHTGQWRREVIRRHPETANKRYLAPPVAVGLLAVGTILGIIGLATGVSWLDLGFLAPLGYALLLLAGSAMEGRYLPWKALFWLPLVCATMHVSWGLGFIIGLQERPAGPALTNPGTA comes from the coding sequence ATGGCTTTGTCCCACTGGCCCCCGGTGTCCGTCGTGATGCCGGTCCTGAACGAGGAACGTCACCTCGAGGAAGCGGTCGGCCGCGTCCTCGACCAGGAGTATCCCGGCGAGCTGGAGGTGGTACTGGCGATCGGTCCGAGCAAGGACCGGACCCAGGAGATCGCCGACCGGCTGGCCGACGCCGACAAACGCATCACGATCGTGCCCAACCCGACCGGCAAGACCCCGGCCGGGCTGAACACGGGGATCTCGCACGCCCGCCACGACATCGTCGTACGGGTCGACGGGCACGGCGTCCTGACCCAGGGGTACATCACCCGGGCGGTCGAGGTGCTCACCGAGAGCGGGGCCGACAACGTCGGTGGCGTGATGGCGGCCGAAGGGCGGACGTCGTTCGAGATGGCGGTGGCGTGCGCGTACCGCTCGCGGCTAGGTCTGGGAGCCTCCACCTTCCACCAGGGCGGCAAGGCGGGCCCCGCGGACACGGTGTACCTCGGCGTCTTCCGGCGTACGGCGCTGGAGCGGGTCGGGGGCTTCGACGAGTCGATGCACCGGGCCCAGGACTGGGAGCTCAACTACCGGATCCGCAAGACGGGCGGACTGATCTGGTTCAGCCCGGATCTGTCGGTGACTTATCGGCCGCGCTCGTCACTGGCCGCGGTGGCGAAACAGTTCTTCCACACCGGCCAGTGGCGCCGCGAGGTGATCCGCCGGCACCCGGAGACCGCCAACAAGCGCTACCTGGCGCCACCGGTCGCCGTCGGTCTGCTGGCGGTCGGGACCATCCTGGGCATCATCGGCCTGGCAACCGGTGTGAGCTGGCTCGACCTCGGCTTCCTCGCGCCGCTCGGCTACGCGTTGCTGCTACTGGCGGGATCGGCCATGGAAGGCCGCTACCTGCCCTGGAAGGCCCTCTTCTGGCTGCCCCTGGTCTGCGCCACCATGCACGTCTCCTGGGGACTCGGCTTCATCATCGGCCTCCAAGAACGCCCCGCCGGACCAGCTCTCACCAACCCCGGCACTGCTTAG
- a CDS encoding LCP family protein — MPQEKPDLRNLAEPVRFKRALTLLLMTLVLPGSAQIAAGSKRAGRWAWRVIFGIVAIIVFLVLLSLVWRSGTINLLVSPKTLRLVQILLILLAIGWAALFVDAYRLGRPLTLERNHRLTASIVDGVLVVLVMSVLIYGSTIVSAQRDFVASVFGNGQKSKADKGRYNVLLLGGDSGADRIGTRPDSITMASVDAETGRTVLIGLPRNMAKIPFPAGTEMAKQFPHGFEWKNCGHDCYLNGVYTWAMGHKQFFPGVKEPGLLATSQAVEGITGMKVNYYVLIDIAGFQHLLDAVGGITVDVGKKVPIGGIGGPIKGYIQPGRNQHLDGYHAMWFARSRAGASDYERMTRQKCVMTAMLNQLSPQKVLTKFQAIASASKEVVQTNIPAGELGTFTDLALDSKKLPVSSFSPVPPLIHTGDPDFALVRTKVAEAISKSEALDKAASDGNGKKSNTPSKAPTKPATSGKPTGSPSKPSTDVDDVASICKA, encoded by the coding sequence ATGCCGCAGGAGAAGCCTGACCTGCGCAACCTCGCCGAACCGGTGCGGTTCAAACGCGCGTTGACGTTGCTGCTGATGACCCTGGTGCTGCCCGGCTCCGCTCAGATCGCGGCCGGCAGCAAGCGGGCCGGGCGCTGGGCCTGGCGGGTGATCTTCGGCATCGTCGCGATCATCGTCTTCCTGGTGCTGCTGTCGCTGGTCTGGCGGTCCGGCACGATCAACCTGCTGGTCTCCCCGAAGACGCTTCGGCTCGTGCAGATCCTGCTGATCCTGCTGGCGATCGGCTGGGCCGCGTTGTTCGTGGACGCCTATCGGCTCGGCCGGCCGCTCACGCTGGAACGCAACCACCGGCTGACCGCGAGCATCGTCGACGGCGTACTGGTCGTGCTGGTGATGAGTGTGCTGATCTACGGCAGCACGATCGTGTCGGCGCAGCGTGATTTCGTCGCGAGCGTGTTCGGCAACGGCCAGAAGTCGAAGGCCGACAAGGGCCGCTACAACGTGCTGCTGCTCGGCGGCGACTCGGGCGCGGACCGGATCGGCACCAGGCCGGACAGCATCACGATGGCCTCGGTGGACGCCGAGACCGGCCGGACCGTCCTGATCGGCCTGCCGCGGAACATGGCGAAGATCCCGTTCCCGGCCGGCACCGAGATGGCCAAGCAGTTCCCGCACGGGTTCGAGTGGAAGAACTGCGGCCACGACTGCTACCTCAACGGTGTCTACACCTGGGCGATGGGCCACAAGCAGTTCTTCCCGGGCGTCAAGGAGCCCGGCCTGCTGGCCACCTCGCAGGCGGTCGAGGGAATCACCGGGATGAAGGTCAACTACTACGTGCTGATCGACATCGCCGGATTCCAGCACCTGCTCGACGCGGTCGGCGGGATCACCGTCGACGTCGGCAAGAAGGTCCCGATCGGCGGCATCGGCGGGCCGATCAAGGGCTACATCCAGCCGGGGCGCAACCAGCACCTGGACGGGTACCATGCCATGTGGTTCGCGCGGTCCCGGGCGGGGGCCAGTGACTACGAACGGATGACCCGGCAGAAATGCGTGATGACCGCGATGCTGAACCAGTTGTCGCCGCAGAAGGTGCTGACGAAGTTCCAGGCCATCGCCTCGGCCAGCAAAGAGGTGGTCCAGACGAACATCCCGGCCGGCGAGCTCGGGACGTTCACCGACCTCGCGCTGGACTCCAAGAAGCTGCCGGTGTCAAGCTTCTCGCCGGTCCCGCCGCTGATCCACACCGGCGATCCGGACTTCGCGCTGGTCCGTACGAAGGTCGCCGAAGCGATCAGTAAGTCCGAAGCGCTGGACAAGGCGGCCTCGGACGGCAACGGTAAGAAGTCGAACACTCCGAGTAAGGCACCAACCAAACCCGCTACCTCCGGCAAACCCACCGGCAGCCCGTCCAAACCCAGCACCGACGTCGACGACGTCGCATCGATCTGTAAGGCCTGA
- a CDS encoding S1 family peptidase: MRLFRSVAATTVAVSALLLGGSQAYALEAGAATAAPAASQVAAPGTDFTGIAALSNCSASLVRYAESLSTDKALVLTNGHCYENGFLSPGQVLLNRSSSRQITLLRPSSSNAGTVRASRILYGTMTKTDVILYEVNESYASIKSRLNVTPLTLAKQAPADGAGMAVVSGYWKRIYTCSVQATIPTLREGNWTWKNSIKYQQPGCETIGGTSGSPIVSTSTGEVIGINNTGNEDGERCTVNNPCEVDAGGNVTVDQGAAYGQQTWWFYTCLTSSRTIDLNKTGCQLVKPATRTTRN, from the coding sequence ATGAGACTGTTCCGTTCCGTTGCCGCGACCACCGTCGCGGTCAGCGCCTTGCTGCTCGGCGGCAGCCAGGCCTACGCCCTCGAGGCCGGGGCTGCCACCGCAGCCCCTGCAGCGTCCCAGGTCGCCGCACCAGGTACCGACTTCACCGGTATCGCGGCCCTCAGCAACTGCTCTGCCTCCCTCGTCCGGTACGCCGAGTCGCTGTCCACCGACAAGGCGCTCGTGCTCACCAACGGCCACTGCTACGAGAACGGCTTCCTGAGCCCCGGCCAGGTGCTGCTGAACCGGTCCTCCAGCCGCCAGATCACCTTGCTGCGGCCGAGTTCCAGCAACGCCGGCACTGTCCGCGCGAGCCGGATCCTCTACGGCACGATGACCAAGACCGACGTCATCCTGTACGAGGTGAACGAGAGCTACGCCTCGATCAAGTCCCGGCTGAACGTCACCCCGCTCACCCTGGCCAAGCAGGCCCCGGCCGACGGCGCCGGCATGGCCGTCGTCTCCGGCTACTGGAAGCGGATCTACACCTGCTCGGTGCAGGCCACCATCCCGACCCTGCGCGAGGGCAACTGGACCTGGAAAAACTCGATCAAGTACCAGCAGCCGGGCTGCGAGACCATCGGCGGCACCTCGGGATCGCCGATCGTCAGCACCAGCACCGGTGAGGTGATCGGGATCAACAACACCGGCAACGAGGACGGCGAGCGCTGCACGGTGAACAACCCCTGCGAGGTCGATGCAGGAGGCAACGTCACGGTCGACCAGGGCGCGGCGTACGGCCAGCAGACCTGGTGGTTCTACACCTGCCTGACCTCGTCCCGCACGATCGACCTGAACAAGACCGGTTGCCAACTGGTGAAGCCGGCCACCCGCACCACCCGTAACTGA
- a CDS encoding spermidine synthase: MAVDSSTPRQVAPDSWQHPLGVKPRLVAASALMLFLELALIRWTGSNVVHLSYFSNFVLLGSFLGIGIGILRSGRAKRLPYYSPVMLGLLVAVIAWKPVTVNRGTSSSVIYFTSLNTTGPPTWVILPIIFVAAAVVLAGPAELVGRCFADLPRLTAYRFDLIGSLVGIVAFTALSFLGAPPIWWGLIVTAMFVALMVPRPRGQQKLTAIALSGALVLAPLLVMVGVLFHESTRPENSWSPYYKVQTAGYEWKGVPLLTITVNGVPHQQAIPADARLQWEPQYGLPYERANVGKTPGNVLIIGAGSGSDVAIALKKGAKHVDAVEIDPRIRDIGKAKNPDHPYQDPRVSSHIDDGRAFLSRTDKKYDLILLALPDSLTLVNGASSLRLESYLFTQQAFESAKDHLNPGGAFAMYNYYRETWLIDRLASTAEKAFGHKPCVDKVGDGLQQAVVTVGLTDADQTCAAAWPGPSAITPPPATDNRPFLYLFTDRIPSLYLVTLGLVLLAGLIGVGIAGGGSSYRRMRPYTDLFLLGAGFMLLETKSITGFALLFGTTWVVNAIVFAGVLLAVLAAVEVTRRFKTPPIKVMFVVLFAGLLLSWIFPDSWLLSMPVGLRALVAVVIAFTPIFAANVIFAKRFTDTADGTASFGANLLGAMLGGCLEYAGLLIGFHGLLIIAAALYLGAFLLRPKNGKVLGAAT; the protein is encoded by the coding sequence ATGGCAGTCGACTCCTCCACGCCCCGCCAAGTAGCCCCTGACAGCTGGCAGCATCCGCTGGGGGTGAAGCCTCGCCTGGTCGCGGCCAGCGCGCTGATGCTCTTCCTCGAGCTCGCGCTGATCCGCTGGACCGGCTCCAACGTCGTGCACCTGAGCTACTTCTCGAACTTCGTGCTGCTCGGCTCGTTCCTCGGCATCGGGATCGGCATCCTGCGCTCCGGCCGGGCGAAGCGGCTGCCGTACTACTCCCCCGTCATGCTCGGCCTGCTGGTGGCCGTGATCGCGTGGAAGCCGGTGACGGTCAACCGCGGCACCTCCTCCAGCGTCATCTACTTCACCAGCCTGAACACCACCGGCCCGCCCACCTGGGTGATCCTGCCGATCATCTTCGTCGCGGCGGCCGTCGTGCTGGCCGGACCGGCCGAGCTGGTCGGCCGGTGCTTCGCCGACCTGCCGCGCCTCACGGCGTACCGGTTCGACCTGATCGGCAGCCTGGTCGGCATCGTCGCCTTCACCGCGCTGTCGTTCCTGGGCGCGCCGCCGATCTGGTGGGGCCTGATCGTCACGGCGATGTTCGTGGCGCTGATGGTGCCGAGGCCTCGTGGTCAGCAGAAGCTGACCGCGATCGCGCTCAGTGGTGCGCTGGTGCTCGCGCCGCTGCTGGTGATGGTGGGCGTGCTCTTCCACGAGTCGACGCGCCCGGAGAACAGCTGGTCGCCGTACTACAAGGTGCAGACCGCGGGCTACGAGTGGAAGGGTGTCCCGCTGCTCACGATCACGGTGAACGGCGTACCGCACCAGCAGGCGATCCCGGCCGACGCGCGGCTGCAGTGGGAACCGCAGTACGGCCTGCCGTACGAGCGGGCGAACGTCGGCAAGACGCCGGGGAACGTGCTCATCATCGGCGCGGGCTCCGGCTCGGACGTGGCGATCGCGCTGAAGAAGGGCGCGAAGCACGTGGACGCGGTCGAGATCGACCCGCGGATCCGCGACATCGGCAAGGCGAAGAACCCCGATCACCCGTACCAGGACCCGCGGGTGTCCTCGCACATCGACGACGGCCGGGCCTTCCTGTCCCGGACCGACAAGAAGTACGACCTGATCCTGCTGGCGCTGCCGGACTCGCTGACGCTGGTGAACGGCGCGAGCTCGCTGCGGCTGGAGAGCTACCTGTTCACCCAGCAGGCCTTCGAGTCCGCCAAGGACCACCTGAACCCGGGTGGCGCCTTCGCGATGTACAACTACTACCGCGAGACCTGGCTGATCGACCGGCTGGCTTCGACGGCCGAGAAGGCCTTCGGGCACAAGCCGTGTGTGGACAAGGTCGGCGACGGCCTGCAGCAGGCGGTCGTGACCGTGGGGCTGACCGATGCTGACCAGACCTGCGCGGCCGCGTGGCCCGGGCCGAGCGCGATCACGCCGCCGCCGGCCACCGACAACCGGCCGTTCCTGTACCTGTTCACCGACCGCATCCCGTCGCTGTACCTCGTCACGCTCGGGCTGGTGCTGCTGGCCGGCCTGATCGGCGTCGGCATCGCGGGCGGCGGTTCGTCGTACCGGCGGATGCGGCCGTACACCGACCTGTTCCTGCTCGGCGCCGGCTTCATGTTGCTGGAGACCAAGAGCATCACCGGGTTCGCGCTGCTGTTCGGTACGACGTGGGTGGTCAACGCGATCGTGTTCGCCGGCGTGCTGCTCGCCGTACTGGCCGCCGTCGAGGTCACCAGACGGTTCAAGACCCCACCGATCAAGGTGATGTTCGTCGTGCTGTTCGCGGGTCTGCTGCTGAGCTGGATCTTCCCGGACAGCTGGCTGCTCTCGATGCCGGTCGGGTTGCGGGCGCTGGTCGCGGTGGTGATCGCGTTCACCCCGATCTTCGCCGCGAACGTGATCTTCGCGAAGCGGTTCACCGACACCGCGGACGGTACGGCGAGCTTCGGCGCCAACCTGCTCGGCGCGATGCTGGGCGGCTGCCTGGAGTACGCCGGCCTGCTGATCGGCTTCCACGGCCTGCTGATCATCGCCGCGGCCCTCTATCTCGGCGCGTTCCTGTTGCGCCCGAAGAACGGCAAGGTCCTGGGCGCGGCGACCTGA
- a CDS encoding AzlD domain-containing protein, which yields MTNPGLLLVAVLILAVGTFSLRIAGPLLRTRFELPERAEKVMSAAAVVLLAALVATAALTAGHGAAGIARPAGVLVGGVLAWRNVPFVLVIVAAAATAAGLRLIGVP from the coding sequence ATGACGAATCCAGGTCTGCTGCTGGTCGCGGTACTGATACTTGCCGTGGGCACCTTTTCGTTGCGGATCGCGGGGCCGTTGCTGCGGACGCGATTCGAGTTGCCGGAGCGCGCGGAGAAGGTGATGTCGGCCGCGGCCGTGGTGCTGCTGGCCGCGTTGGTGGCGACGGCCGCGTTGACGGCCGGGCACGGTGCGGCGGGGATCGCCCGGCCGGCCGGGGTTCTCGTCGGCGGAGTGCTTGCCTGGCGCAACGTTCCGTTCGTGCTGGTGATCGTCGCCGCGGCTGCGACAGCGGCCGGCCTGCGGCTCATCGGCGTACCGTGA
- a CDS encoding AzlC family ABC transporter permease produces the protein MRSIWRTLREDLGKPLARDIALVCLADGVVGLSYGAISVGGGLQVWVPVLLSLVVFAGASQFLFVGIVAAGGSPIAATIAGLLVNSRHVAFGLAVSDVIGGGWKKLPGSHLMTDENVAFALGQDDLRRKRAAYWVCGIGIFVCWNLGVFAGARLGSVITDTDVFGLDAAFPAVLLALVLPSLRDKATRTAALAGVVVALAATPLLPAGLPVLFALVGLVFYRVQQPVEQEVVR, from the coding sequence ATGCGTTCGATATGGCGAACCCTCCGGGAGGATCTCGGCAAACCGCTGGCCCGCGACATCGCGCTGGTCTGCCTGGCCGACGGCGTCGTCGGCCTTTCGTACGGCGCGATCAGCGTCGGTGGCGGACTCCAGGTGTGGGTGCCCGTGCTGCTTTCGCTGGTCGTGTTCGCCGGCGCGTCGCAGTTCCTGTTCGTCGGCATCGTCGCCGCGGGCGGTAGCCCGATCGCTGCCACCATTGCGGGTCTGCTGGTGAACAGCCGCCACGTCGCTTTCGGGCTGGCGGTCAGTGACGTGATCGGCGGGGGCTGGAAGAAGCTCCCGGGCAGTCACCTGATGACCGACGAGAACGTTGCCTTCGCCCTCGGGCAGGACGACCTGAGGCGCAAGCGGGCGGCGTACTGGGTGTGTGGCATCGGCATCTTCGTCTGCTGGAATCTCGGTGTCTTCGCCGGCGCGCGGCTCGGCTCGGTGATCACCGACACGGACGTGTTCGGGCTGGACGCGGCCTTCCCCGCGGTACTGCTCGCTCTGGTGCTGCCGTCGCTACGAGACAAAGCGACGCGTACTGCGGCCTTGGCCGGCGTTGTGGTCGCGCTTGCTGCGACTCCGCTTCTTCCGGCCGGTCTGCCGGTCCTGTTTGCCCTTGTGGGGTTGGTTTTCTATCGCGTTCAGCAGCCGGTTGAGCAGGAGGTCGTCCGATGA